The Herbiconiux sp. A18JL235 region GTCGGCGGGGGCGGCGATCACGCCCGTGTCGATCGCGTCTCCGATGTTCACCGCGAGGGTGCTCGCATAGAAGCCGTTGCGCAGCGCGGTGTGGGGCAACCCGGTGCCGGCGAGGTGCTGTTCGGTCTCGGCGTGCACGCGATGGGGAGGGAAGAGCGCGGAGCGCGAGGCGGCCTGATGACTGGTGTAGAGGATCCGCTCGACTCCCACGGCACGAGCGGCATCGATCGCCGCGTTGTTCGCGGCGAGGGCCCCCGGCCCACGGATCGCCGCCGAGACCACCAACACCTGATCGGCTCCCTCGAAGGCGTGAAGCAGCGTCTCGGGGCGGGTGAAGTCGCCCGCCCGCACCCTCACCCCGGCGTCGGCGAGCGCCGCCGCACTCTCGACGCCGCGCACGCTCACGCCGAGCTTGTGCGGGGGTACGCGCTCGAGCAGGCGGTGAACAACGAGCGACCCAAGGGTTCCGGTGGCTCCGGTGACGACGATCATGGCGTTCCCCTATCGATGTTATTACAATATTGTTAACGTAGATAATTCCGACGATAGCACTTCTGC contains the following coding sequences:
- a CDS encoding NAD(P)H-binding protein; translation: MIVVTGATGTLGSLVVHRLLERVPPHKLGVSVRGVESAAALADAGVRVRAGDFTRPETLLHAFEGADQVLVVSAAIRGPGALAANNAAIDAARAVGVERILYTSHQAASRSALFPPHRVHAETEQHLAGTGLPHTALRNGFYASTLAVNIGDAIDTGVIAAPADGPVSWTAHVDLAEAAAVALTQEHAPGSPLDGATPPLTAPELLDLEQVASILSDITGRSIRRVVVDDEEWKAAAVARGLPPMVADFSLGMCLAARAGEYAVSDPTLESLLGRPATPARATLEGIVAAASRPAAGLGD